A window of the Streptomyces sp. NBC_00250 genome harbors these coding sequences:
- a CDS encoding long-chain-fatty-acid--CoA ligase has protein sequence MSLSVAGVLGESARHFPDRIAVVEGAARLTYGELWTEALRCAAGLREAGVKPGDRIAVLLPNTIEFLRVYYGALAAGATVVPVHALLVADEVRYVLEHSGAVGIVSGGPLWAVADEAARAAGVRAFQGAPSAAEPLAAAEPAEPSDTAVILYTSGTTGRPKGALLTHLNIVMNASVTSQDLLGLGAGDVVLGCLPLFHSYGQTCAMNGTLRQGATLVLMPRFSGPAALRVLADEGVTVFMGVPTMYHALVEAAAGSDARPEALRTAVSGGAALPVAVLERFEETFRTQVLEGYGLTETSPVATFNQPHIGRRPGTVGHPVWGVEVGIADAAVDAGILLLADGETGEVVVRGHNVFAGYLDDPGATAAAVVDGWFRTGDLGVRDEDGFLRIVDRKKDLVIRGGFNIYPREVEEVLVRHPSVSEVAVIGVPDEAKGEEVCAVVVRRKGAAPLAEEELVDWSRERLGRHKYPRIVRFVEELPLGPTGKVLKRALVAQSQAWTRPRP, from the coding sequence ATGTCACTGAGCGTCGCCGGCGTCCTCGGCGAGTCCGCCCGCCACTTCCCCGACCGGATCGCGGTCGTGGAGGGCGCGGCCCGGCTCACCTACGGGGAGCTGTGGACGGAGGCGCTGCGCTGCGCCGCCGGGCTGCGCGAGGCCGGGGTGAAGCCGGGCGACCGGATCGCCGTGCTGCTGCCGAACACCATCGAGTTCCTCCGGGTGTACTACGGGGCGCTCGCGGCCGGCGCGACGGTCGTCCCGGTGCACGCCCTGCTCGTCGCCGACGAGGTGCGGTACGTCCTGGAGCACAGCGGCGCCGTGGGCATCGTGAGCGGCGGTCCGCTGTGGGCGGTCGCCGACGAGGCGGCGCGCGCGGCCGGGGTGCGCGCCTTCCAGGGGGCGCCCTCGGCGGCGGAGCCGCTGGCCGCCGCCGAGCCGGCCGAGCCCTCGGACACGGCGGTGATCCTCTATACGAGCGGGACGACGGGCCGGCCGAAGGGGGCCCTGCTCACCCATCTCAACATCGTCATGAACGCGTCGGTGACCTCGCAGGACCTGCTCGGTCTCGGCGCGGGCGACGTGGTCCTCGGCTGTCTGCCGCTCTTCCACAGCTACGGCCAGACCTGCGCGATGAACGGGACGCTCCGGCAGGGCGCGACGCTCGTGCTGATGCCCCGGTTCAGCGGTCCGGCCGCCCTGCGGGTGCTCGCCGACGAAGGTGTGACGGTCTTCATGGGCGTACCGACGATGTACCACGCCCTGGTGGAGGCGGCGGCCGGGTCCGACGCACGGCCGGAGGCCCTGCGGACCGCCGTGTCGGGCGGCGCGGCGCTTCCGGTCGCCGTCCTGGAGCGCTTCGAGGAGACCTTCCGCACGCAGGTCCTGGAGGGGTACGGCCTGACGGAGACCTCACCGGTCGCGACCTTCAACCAGCCGCACATCGGCCGTCGGCCCGGCACGGTCGGGCACCCGGTCTGGGGTGTCGAGGTGGGCATCGCGGACGCGGCCGTGGACGCCGGGATCCTGCTGCTCGCGGACGGGGAGACCGGGGAGGTCGTGGTGCGCGGGCACAACGTGTTCGCCGGCTACCTCGACGATCCGGGGGCGACGGCGGCGGCGGTCGTCGACGGCTGGTTCCGCACGGGTGACCTGGGCGTACGGGACGAGGACGGTTTCCTGCGGATCGTGGACCGGAAGAAGGACCTGGTCATCCGGGGCGGCTTCAACATCTACCCGCGCGAGGTCGAGGAGGTGCTCGTGCGCCACCCCTCGGTCTCGGAGGTCGCGGTGATCGGGGTCCCCGACGAGGCGAAGGGCGAGGAGGTGTGCGCGGTCGTCGTACGCCGGAAGGGCGCGGCGCCGCTCGCCGAGGAGGAGCTCGTCGACTGGTCGCGCGAGCGCCTCGGCCGCCACAAGTACCCCCGGATCGTGCGGTTCGTCGAGGAGCTGCCGCTGGGCCCGACCGGCAAGGTCCTGAAGCGCGCGCTCGTGGCGCAGTCGCAGGCGTGGACGCGGCCACGGCCGTAG
- a CDS encoding PucR family transcriptional regulator, whose product MTHSSAAPGEPPGAHSGGSRTSQGRAGGSGGPRTPLGSTGGSGGAHTPLSGSGGTGGSGALRRALATTMLADVDRLTDRAVDDIRAHSGTYASGAPVTREDLWEICRDNLLRALEDFGGLAPTGGDFEWAARETGRRRAEQGVPLDTVLQAYRRGGRVLWQVMAEYLRVRAGRESDSRDIELDMASGVWETIDRFSVAMADAYRIAQLELQSRQDTRRVALFEALLDGRADDPAVASAAAAALGVPPVDRYVVVVAAQDPAAPPHPSPVLEAQGMWSYWRPRSGRYAGIVRLPRRDAPPGRTPSARPGGGADPATRALLAALRERTGATAGVSPEFERLSQAGRALRLAEQTLRTLPAGSGEVGVFDDRLAQVLLSGRTDIAERIVTVHLGPVLATGGERAALLTTLRAWLDHGCSASRAADQLYCHRNTVLNRIGRISELTGRSSESGEARLGWALALRALPYAGLATPPEPAAGEREADRS is encoded by the coding sequence ATGACGCACAGCTCGGCCGCACCCGGCGAGCCCCCGGGGGCACACTCCGGCGGAAGCCGCACCTCCCAGGGCCGCGCGGGCGGCTCCGGCGGGCCCCGCACCCCGCTGGGTTCCACCGGCGGCTCCGGCGGAGCCCACACTCCGCTGAGCGGTTCCGGCGGCACCGGTGGCTCCGGCGCGCTGCGCCGCGCCCTCGCCACGACGATGCTCGCCGACGTCGACCGGCTCACAGACCGTGCCGTCGACGACATCCGCGCCCACTCCGGTACGTACGCGTCCGGCGCGCCCGTCACCCGTGAGGACCTCTGGGAGATCTGCCGCGACAACCTGCTGCGCGCCCTGGAGGACTTCGGCGGCCTCGCCCCGACCGGCGGCGACTTCGAGTGGGCGGCCCGCGAGACCGGCCGCCGCCGCGCCGAACAGGGGGTGCCCCTGGACACCGTGCTCCAGGCCTACCGGCGCGGCGGCCGGGTCCTCTGGCAGGTCATGGCCGAGTACCTCAGGGTCCGGGCCGGGCGCGAATCCGACAGCCGGGACATCGAGCTCGACATGGCGAGCGGCGTCTGGGAGACCATCGACCGCTTCTCGGTCGCGATGGCCGACGCGTACCGGATCGCCCAGCTGGAACTCCAGAGCCGCCAGGACACCCGGCGCGTCGCCCTCTTCGAGGCGCTGCTCGACGGCCGCGCCGACGACCCCGCCGTCGCCTCGGCCGCCGCGGCCGCGCTCGGCGTCCCTCCGGTCGACCGGTACGTCGTCGTGGTCGCCGCCCAGGACCCCGCCGCCCCGCCGCACCCCTCGCCGGTCCTGGAGGCCCAGGGCATGTGGTCGTACTGGCGGCCCCGCTCCGGCCGGTACGCCGGCATCGTCCGGCTGCCCCGCCGCGACGCGCCCCCCGGGCGGACTCCCTCGGCCCGTCCGGGCGGCGGAGCCGACCCCGCCACGCGCGCGCTGCTCGCGGCACTGCGCGAGCGGACCGGGGCCACCGCCGGGGTCTCGCCGGAGTTCGAGCGCCTCTCCCAGGCGGGGCGCGCCCTGCGGCTCGCCGAGCAGACCCTCCGTACCCTCCCCGCCGGCAGCGGCGAGGTCGGCGTCTTCGACGACCGGCTCGCCCAGGTGCTGCTCAGCGGGCGCACCGACATCGCCGAGCGCATCGTGACCGTCCACCTCGGCCCGGTCCTCGCCACCGGCGGCGAACGCGCCGCGCTCCTCACCACCCTCCGTGCCTGGCTCGACCACGGCTGCTCGGCCTCCCGGGCAGCCGACCAGCTCTACTGCCACCGCAACACCGTCCTCAACCGCATCGGCCGCATCTCCGAGCTCACCGGCCGCTCCAGCGAGTCGGGCGAGGCCCGCCTCGGCTGGGCCCTGGCCCTGCGCGCCCTGCCGTACGCCGGGCTCGCCACCCCGCCCGAACCGGCCGCCGGGGAGCGCGAGGCCGACAGGAGCTAG
- a CDS encoding CoA-binding protein, whose amino-acid sequence MSVETTTAEPTGYSAEETVRRILTSTGDTWAVVGLSTNQARAAYGVAAVLQRFGKRIVPVHPKAETVHGEQGYASLADIPFPVDVVDVFVNGEQAGGIADEAVAIGAKAVWFQLDVIDESAFARTRAAGLDMVMDRCPAIEIPRLG is encoded by the coding sequence ATGAGCGTCGAGACCACGACCGCCGAACCGACCGGCTACTCCGCGGAGGAGACGGTACGGCGGATCCTCACGTCCACGGGCGACACCTGGGCGGTGGTCGGCCTGTCCACGAACCAGGCACGGGCCGCGTACGGAGTGGCGGCCGTCCTCCAGCGCTTCGGGAAGCGGATCGTCCCGGTCCACCCGAAGGCGGAGACCGTGCACGGCGAGCAGGGCTACGCGTCCCTCGCCGACATCCCCTTCCCGGTCGACGTCGTCGACGTGTTCGTCAACGGCGAGCAGGCGGGCGGGATCGCCGACGAGGCGGTCGCGATCGGCGCGAAGGCGGTCTGGTTCCAGCTGGACGTCATCGACGAGTCCGCCTTCGCCCGTACGCGCGCGGCGGGCCTGGACATGGTCATGGACCGCTGCCCCGCGATCGAGATCCCGCGCCTGGGCTGA
- a CDS encoding carboxylesterase/lipase family protein: protein MTERGPEVRTRYGALRGRLEDGVAAFLGVPYAQAPVGPLRFRAPEPVEPWDGVREATAFGPTAPKRPYAPPLDALLPDPDVAGDDCLNLNVWAPWGDGPESAEDGGRPVMVWIHGGSLIHGSSAVPVYDGTAFARDGVVLVSVNYRLGIEGFGVFPDAPGNLGLRDQIAALTWVRDTVAEFGGDPERVTVFGESAGAISIAALLASPPAKGLFRRAVVQSGAPIAQPLDKARRATEAVAARLEVPATAEAFARVDREELLGAQTEVTGKGSPLTGGHSFQIVVDGEVVPRDPAQALADGASAEVDLLMGTTTEEYRLWFVPSGVTDRVGPLVQRLLLWKAKVPARAARVYRAGRPQEKPGEILGALATDKLLRIPLNTLADARLRSGARAGTYMYEFGWRSPVLGLGACHALELGFVFDTLDLPETRALTGSDAPGDLAAAMHAAWVSFAATGDPGWRTWDPARPVMTFGPGVPSLIEAPREAERRAWDV, encoded by the coding sequence ATGACGGAGCGGGGACCTGAGGTCCGCACGCGGTACGGAGCGCTGCGGGGCCGTCTGGAGGACGGCGTGGCCGCCTTCCTGGGGGTGCCCTACGCACAGGCCCCGGTGGGCCCGCTGCGGTTCCGCGCGCCGGAACCGGTCGAGCCCTGGGACGGGGTCCGGGAGGCCACGGCCTTCGGTCCGACGGCGCCGAAGCGCCCGTACGCCCCGCCGCTCGACGCCCTGCTCCCCGACCCGGACGTCGCGGGCGACGACTGCCTCAACCTGAACGTGTGGGCGCCGTGGGGGGACGGACCGGAGTCCGCTGAGGACGGCGGACGCCCGGTGATGGTCTGGATCCACGGTGGTTCGCTGATCCACGGCTCCTCGGCGGTCCCCGTCTACGACGGCACCGCCTTCGCGCGGGACGGGGTCGTCCTCGTCTCGGTCAACTACAGGCTGGGAATCGAGGGTTTCGGGGTCTTCCCCGACGCTCCCGGCAACCTCGGCCTGCGCGACCAGATCGCAGCGCTGACCTGGGTGCGGGACACCGTCGCGGAGTTCGGCGGGGACCCGGAGCGGGTGACGGTGTTCGGCGAGTCGGCGGGTGCGATCTCGATCGCCGCGCTGCTCGCCTCGCCGCCGGCGAAGGGGCTGTTCCGGCGGGCGGTGGTGCAGAGCGGGGCTCCGATCGCGCAGCCCCTCGACAAGGCCCGCCGGGCCACCGAAGCGGTGGCCGCCCGGCTCGAGGTGCCGGCCACGGCGGAGGCCTTCGCGCGCGTGGACAGGGAAGAGCTGCTCGGGGCGCAGACGGAGGTGACCGGCAAGGGCTCGCCGCTGACCGGCGGGCACTCCTTCCAGATCGTCGTCGACGGCGAGGTGGTGCCGCGCGATCCGGCGCAGGCGCTCGCGGACGGCGCCTCGGCCGAGGTGGACCTGCTGATGGGCACGACCACGGAGGAGTACCGGCTGTGGTTCGTGCCGAGCGGGGTCACGGACAGGGTGGGTCCCCTGGTCCAGCGGCTCCTGCTGTGGAAGGCGAAGGTGCCGGCCCGGGCGGCCCGGGTGTACCGCGCGGGCCGCCCGCAGGAGAAGCCGGGCGAGATCCTGGGCGCGCTCGCCACGGACAAGCTGCTGCGGATCCCGCTGAACACCCTCGCGGACGCCCGGCTGCGCTCCGGCGCGCGGGCGGGAACGTACATGTACGAGTTCGGCTGGCGCTCCCCCGTACTCGGCCTCGGTGCCTGTCACGCGCTGGAACTCGGCTTCGTCTTCGACACGCTGGACCTGCCGGAGACGCGCGCCCTGACGGGTTCGGACGCGCCCGGCGACCTGGCGGCGGCGATGCACGCGGCCTGGGTGTCCTTCGCCGCGACGGGCGACCCGGGCTGGCGGACCTGGGACCCGGCCCGTCCGGTGATGACCTTCGGCCCGGGTGTCCCGTCCCTGATCGAGGCGCCGCGGGAGGCCGAACGGCGCGCCTGGGACGTCTGA
- a CDS encoding helix-turn-helix domain-containing protein, whose amino-acid sequence MSDLDQLTQSLARNLKRWRKERGLTLDALAARAGVSRGMIIQIEQARTNPSVGTTVKLADALGVSITTLLDYEQGPQVRIVPQDQAVRMWSTSTGSHTTLLVGTEARGPLELWSWTLMPGDGSASDPHPDGTVELLNVTAGVLTLVVDGEEHTLPAGTSAVFEANTAHEYRNDGDEPAAMTMAVSIPPVR is encoded by the coding sequence GTGTCGGACCTCGATCAGCTCACGCAGTCGCTCGCCCGGAACCTGAAGCGCTGGCGCAAGGAGCGGGGACTCACCCTGGACGCCCTCGCCGCACGGGCGGGCGTCAGTCGCGGCATGATCATCCAGATCGAGCAGGCCCGGACGAACCCGAGCGTCGGCACCACGGTCAAGCTCGCCGACGCCCTCGGCGTCTCCATCACCACCCTGCTCGACTACGAGCAAGGCCCCCAGGTCCGGATCGTCCCGCAGGACCAGGCCGTCCGCATGTGGTCCACCTCCACCGGCAGCCACACCACGCTCCTCGTCGGCACCGAGGCCCGCGGCCCCCTGGAGTTGTGGTCCTGGACGCTCATGCCGGGCGACGGCAGCGCCTCCGACCCCCACCCCGACGGAACGGTCGAGCTGCTCAACGTCACGGCCGGAGTCCTCACCCTGGTCGTCGACGGCGAGGAGCACACCCTGCCGGCCGGCACCTCCGCCGTCTTCGAGGCCAACACGGCGCACGAGTACCGCAACGACGGCGACGAGCCCGCCGCGATGACGATGGCCGTCTCCATCCCGCCCGTACGCTGA
- a CDS encoding YigZ family protein codes for MQEQYRTPAHEGVHETEINRSRFLCALAPVADEREAQEFVARIRKEHPTASHNCFAYVLGADASVQKASDDGEPGGTAGVPMLQMLLRREMRYVVAVVTRYYGGVKLGAGGLIRAYGGVVGEALDALGTVTRQRFRLATVTVDHQRAGKLENDLRATGRAVRDVRYTDAVTIEIGLPDSDVPAFRAWLADATAGTASFELGGEAYGDA; via the coding sequence ATGCAGGAGCAGTACCGCACGCCGGCCCACGAGGGCGTGCACGAGACCGAGATCAACCGCTCGCGCTTCCTCTGCGCGCTCGCACCCGTCGCCGACGAGCGGGAGGCGCAGGAGTTCGTCGCGCGCATCCGCAAGGAGCACCCGACCGCCAGCCACAACTGCTTCGCCTACGTCCTCGGAGCCGACGCGTCCGTGCAGAAGGCGAGTGACGACGGAGAGCCCGGCGGCACGGCCGGCGTCCCGATGCTGCAGATGCTCCTGCGCCGCGAGATGCGGTACGTCGTCGCCGTCGTGACCCGCTACTACGGCGGTGTGAAGCTCGGCGCGGGCGGCCTCATCCGCGCGTACGGCGGGGTGGTCGGCGAGGCCCTCGACGCGCTCGGCACGGTGACCCGGCAGCGCTTCCGGCTGGCCACCGTCACCGTCGACCACCAGCGGGCCGGCAAGCTGGAGAACGACCTGCGGGCGACCGGGCGCGCCGTCCGTGACGTGCGGTACACCGACGCCGTCACGATCGAGATCGGCCTCCCGGACTCGGACGTCCCCGCCTTCCGCGCCTGGCTCGCGGACGCCACGGCGGGCACGGCCTCGTTCGAACTCGGCGGCGAGGCGTACGGGGACGCCTGA
- a CDS encoding exonuclease SbcCD subunit D: protein MRLLHTSDWHLGRSFHRVGLLEAQTAFLDHLVATVHAHRVDAVLVAGDVYDRAVPPLPAVELFDTALHRLAEAGVPTIMISGNHDSARRLGVGAGLMERAGIHLRTDPAGIGTPVVLTDAHGDIALYGLPYLEPALVREQLGAEKAGHEAVLAAAMDRVRADLAGRPAGTRSVVLAHAFVAGGAPSDSERDITVGGVAAVPTGIFDGVDYVALGHLHGSQTLTPRVRYSGSPLAYSFSEADHRKTMWLVELGPTGPDGAITGAERLDCPVPRPLGRIRGRLDDLLADPALTPHEQSWVEATLTDPVRPAEPMARLTERFPHTLSLVFDPERTGDDPGASYAQRLRDRTDQQIAEDFVAHVRAGAALDGAERTVLYGAFDDVRVDTAEREVGR, encoded by the coding sequence GTGAGGCTCCTGCACACCTCGGACTGGCACCTGGGCCGGTCCTTCCACCGCGTCGGTCTCCTCGAAGCCCAGACCGCCTTCCTCGACCACCTCGTCGCGACCGTCCACGCGCACCGGGTGGACGCCGTCCTCGTCGCCGGTGACGTCTACGACCGGGCCGTGCCCCCGCTCCCCGCCGTCGAGCTGTTCGACACCGCCCTGCACCGCCTCGCCGAGGCCGGGGTGCCCACGATCATGATCTCCGGCAACCACGACTCGGCCCGACGCCTCGGCGTCGGCGCCGGACTCATGGAGCGTGCCGGTATCCATCTCCGTACCGACCCGGCCGGAATCGGCACCCCCGTCGTCCTCACCGACGCCCACGGCGACATCGCCCTGTACGGCCTGCCCTACCTCGAACCGGCCCTCGTCCGGGAACAGCTCGGCGCCGAGAAGGCCGGGCACGAGGCCGTGCTCGCCGCCGCGATGGACCGGGTCCGCGCCGACCTCGCCGGACGCCCCGCCGGAACCCGTTCCGTGGTCCTCGCCCACGCCTTCGTCGCCGGCGGCGCGCCCAGCGACAGCGAGCGGGACATCACCGTCGGCGGCGTCGCCGCCGTCCCCACCGGGATCTTCGACGGCGTCGACTACGTGGCCCTCGGGCACCTGCACGGCAGCCAGACCCTCACCCCCCGGGTGCGTTACTCCGGCTCCCCCCTCGCCTACTCCTTCTCCGAGGCCGACCACCGCAAGACGATGTGGCTCGTCGAGCTGGGCCCCACCGGCCCCGACGGGGCGATCACCGGCGCCGAACGGCTCGACTGCCCCGTCCCGCGCCCCCTCGGCCGGATCCGGGGGCGGCTCGACGACCTCCTCGCCGACCCCGCGCTCACCCCCCACGAGCAGTCCTGGGTCGAGGCCACGCTCACCGACCCCGTGCGCCCCGCCGAGCCCATGGCCCGGCTCACCGAACGCTTCCCGCACACCCTGAGCCTGGTCTTCGACCCCGAGCGCACCGGGGACGACCCCGGCGCCTCCTACGCCCAGCGGCTCCGGGACCGCACCGACCAGCAGATCGCGGAGGACTTCGTGGCCCATGTGCGCGCCGGCGCGGCCCTCGACGGGGCCGAGCGGACGGTCCTGTACGGCGCCTTCGACGACGTACGGGTCGACACCGCCGAGCGCGAGGTGGGCCGGTGA
- a CDS encoding YbaK/EbsC family protein has protein sequence MRAPIGDFDDVRPAPDCLDLLTGPVAAAVRAWTGPVPADQLLYVDTDPAIADTAVFVEHYGPALLDDSANCVVVAGKRGETTTLAACVVKSATRVDVNGVVRKHLGARKASFAPMDTATGETGMEYGGITPIGLPADWPLLVDAAVVDTAWVLVGSGRRRGKLILPGKAFAQLPGAVVLEGLGVPVG, from the coding sequence ATGCGCGCACCCATCGGAGACTTCGACGACGTCCGGCCCGCCCCCGACTGCCTCGACCTGCTGACCGGCCCCGTCGCCGCGGCCGTCCGGGCCTGGACCGGGCCCGTACCGGCCGATCAGCTGCTGTACGTGGACACCGACCCGGCCATCGCCGACACCGCCGTCTTCGTGGAGCACTACGGGCCCGCGCTGCTCGACGACTCCGCCAACTGCGTGGTCGTCGCGGGCAAGCGCGGCGAGACGACGACCCTGGCCGCGTGCGTGGTGAAGTCGGCGACCAGGGTCGACGTCAACGGGGTCGTACGCAAGCACCTCGGTGCCCGGAAGGCCTCGTTCGCGCCGATGGACACCGCGACCGGCGAGACCGGCATGGAGTACGGCGGCATCACCCCCATCGGCCTCCCGGCCGACTGGCCCCTGCTCGTGGACGCCGCCGTGGTCGACACCGCGTGGGTCCTGGTCGGCAGCGGCCGCAGGCGCGGCAAGCTGATCCTGCCGGGGAAGGCCTTCGCCCAACTGCCGGGGGCGGTCGTCCTGGAGGGGCTCGGCGTCCCGGTCGGCTGA